A stretch of Brassica napus cultivar Da-Ae chromosome C6, Da-Ae, whole genome shotgun sequence DNA encodes these proteins:
- the LOC125588713 gene encoding uncharacterized protein LOC125588713 produces MGDKNMTENSAARSGVTTVTTEIQRRTISPYDLTSNDNPGNVISHPLLQGDNYEEWAINLETALSSRKKFGFVDGSLSQLAEDSSDYEDWKTINALLVSWIKMTIDPKLRSNISHKPLARDLWEHIRRRFRVTNGPRVQHLRKELANCRQTGLSIEAYYGKLTKIWDSLACYRPMLSCVCNGCICKLGATLEAQREEDKVHDFLMGLDESVFGTVCSSLLMQEPIPSLEHAYLKVTQDEDTRVQTRLGDERQEGMAFVSQQAIRPRDKYNSVLCSNCERC; encoded by the coding sequence ATGGGTGATAAAAACATGACTGAGAACTCGGCTGCCAGATCTGGAGTCACGACAGTAACGACGGAGATTCAAAGGCGTACGATCTCGCCGTACGATCTCACCTCGAACGACAATCCCGGGAATGTTATCTCACATCCCTTGTTACAAGGAGATAACTATGAAGAATGGGCTATCAACCTTGAGACTGCCTTGAgttcaaggaagaagtttgGATTCGTAGATGGGAGTCTTTCCCAGCTAGCTGAAGACTCATCCGACTATGAAGATTGGAAGACCATCAATGCATTGTTGGTCTCGTGGATCAAGATGACGATTGATCCAAAGTTGCGATCGAACATCTCACACAAACCGCTTGCTAGAGACTTGTGGGAACACATACGCAGACGATTTCGTGTGACGAACGGACCCCGGGTTCAACATCTGAGGAAGGAACTTGCAAACTGCCGTCAAACTGGTCTCAGCATCGAGGCATACTATGGAAAACTCACGAAGATTTGGGACAGTTTGGCGTGTTACCGTCCAATGCTGAGCTGTGTTTGTAATGGATGCATCTGCAAGCTTGGTGCAACTCTTGAGGCACAGCGGGAGGAAGACAAGGTGCATGACTTTCTGATGGGTCTTGATGAGAGTGTGTTCGGAACTGTTTGTTCCTCGCTACTGATGCAGGAGCCAATCCCGAGCCTTGAACATGCGTACCTCAAGGTGACTCAAGATGAGGACACTCGGGTACAGACGCGACTTGGCGATGAACGACAAGAAGGAATGGCCTTTGTAAGCCAACAAGCCATCCGACCAAGAGACAAATATAACTCTGTTCTGTGCTCAAATTGTGAGCGCTGCTAA